TCGCCCCTTTTTCAAAATTAGGTTTGACGGAATCGACTAATTTACGAATTACTTTCACTGTTTTTCGAAAACGATTTTAGTTAATAATTATCCTTCTGATTTCATGAGGTCTAAGCCTTCACGAAGAATTTTTTGTACATCTATTTTGGATGAACATACAAATTCACAAAGTGCAAAGTCTTCCTCGGCAACTTCATAAATCCCTAGAGCTTCCATTTTTTCTAAATCACCTGCGAGTATTGATTTAAGCAATTGTACAGGCATAATGTTCATAGGAAGAACTTTTTCATATTCCCCGCTAACAACAAATGGTCTTAGCTCTCCGTGAGTATTGGTATCAAGGTTGAATTCTTTTTTAGGCATTAACCATGAAAAGAATGACCTAGATAAACTTACTTTCTCTGTACTTGGAAGTAGCCATCCTAAAAATTCAGAATGATCGCCCTCTGGAATAGCTGTGTATTGATTTGTGTAAAATGAAACAAAATCAGTTTTGCTGCTCTTTGTTCCTGTCAATACGTTTCCTTGAATTACTCGAACACCTGTATCACTAATTTGTGAAGAAAGGTTTTTCTCTATCGACTGACCTTGTCTTACTTCTAAGTATTGAGGTTTTGCCATTTCGGCACCTGTCAAAGCTAAGATTCTAGTAGGATTGTATTTTCCTGTCATGAACAGCTCACCTATGATACATACATCTTGTGGGTTGACATGCCATACAACTTCGCCTTTTTGAATTGGGCTGATATGGTGTATCTGCACTCCTACGTTTCCTACTGGATGTTTGCCAGAGAAAGTATGTACTTCTCCTGAGCTAAAAGAAAGATTTGAATCAGCGGATTTGCCTAGGTGAAGATTTCCTCCCGAAAGTATGTTTAATACTTCACAGCCTTTATCAAACTCTGCTTTTCTATCACCAAGAATAAAATCATAGTCTGGTGCTAAAGGTGCCGAGTCAAATGTAGATACGAAAATTCCTTTTGGTGCTACACTTGGATTTGCGATTGTATTGTAAGGTCGCTGGCGGATAAATGGCCA
This portion of the Spirosomataceae bacterium TFI 002 genome encodes:
- a CDS encoding Na+-transporting NADH:ubiquinone oxidoreductase subunit A yields the protein MGKSLSLKKGFTINLVGEANKEIQKAESSKVYALKPDDFYGVNPKLKVKVGDEVKVGDAIFFDKNMVEVNFPSPVSGEIVEIERGAKRKILAVKILADKDLKYADSNIPKSLNSDSVKEALLASNCWPFIRQRPYNTIANPSVAPKGIFVSTFDSAPLAPDYDFILGDRKAEFDKGCEVLNILSGGNLHLGKSADSNLSFSSGEVHTFSGKHPVGNVGVQIHHISPIQKGEVVWHVNPQDVCIIGELFMTGKYNPTRILALTGAEMAKPQYLEVRQGQSIEKNLSSQISDTGVRVIQGNVLTGTKSSKTDFVSFYTNQYTAIPEGDHSEFLGWLLPSTEKVSLSRSFFSWLMPKKEFNLDTNTHGELRPFVVSGEYEKVLPMNIMPVQLLKSILAGDLEKMEALGIYEVAEEDFALCEFVCSSKIDVQKILREGLDLMKSEG